A stretch of Branchiostoma lanceolatum isolate klBraLanc5 chromosome 14, klBraLanc5.hap2, whole genome shotgun sequence DNA encodes these proteins:
- the LOC136449140 gene encoding histone H1-like → MSGSFPSQTKQAIMSAPASSPKKAKKPRAPKAPAAHPPTTAMITAALEALKDRKGSSLLAIKKYIAGNYKFDVEKQGHFIKRALKALVAKGTLIQVKGTGASGSFKINVAAKKAAEKKPVKKVVKKPVKKPAAKKTTKPKKPAAKKAATPKKAAKKPAAKKAKKSPAKKPAAKKPAKKTPKKKPAAKKAAPAKKATKPKKK, encoded by the coding sequence atgtcgggttcatttccatcgcagacaaagcaagctatcatgtccgctccagcatcgtcccccaagaaggccaagaagcccagggcgcccaaggcccctgcggctcacccgcccaccaccgccatgattacggcggccctggaagcgctcaaggatcgtaaaggttcttccctgttggccatcaagaagtacatcgccggcaactacaagttcgacgtagAGAAGcagggacacttcatcaagcgcgccctgaaagcaTTGGTGGCcaagggcaccctcattcaggtgaaaggcacgggggcgtcgggatccttcaaaatcaacgtggcagccaagaaggccgccgagaagaagccggtcaagaaagtcgtcaagaagccggtcaagaaacccgcggccaagaagaccaccaagccgaaaaagcccgcggccaagaaggctgccacccccaagaaggcggcaaagaagccggccgccaagaaggccaagaaatctccggccaagaaaccagctgccaagaaaccggccaaaaAGACGCcgaaaaagaagccggccgcaaagaaggcagcgcctgccaagaaggcgaccaagcccaagaagaagtga
- the LOC136448977 gene encoding histone H3: MARTKQTARKSTGGKAPRKQLATKAARKSAPATGGVKKPHRYRPGTVALREIRRYQKSTELLIRKLPFQRLVREIAQDFKTDLRFQSSAVMALQEASEAYLVGLFEDTNLCAIHAKRVTIMPKDIQLARRIRGERA; encoded by the coding sequence atggcacgtaccaagcagaccgcccgtaagtccaccggtggcaaagcccccaggaagcagctggcaaccaaggccgcgcgcaagagcgccccggctaccggcggcgtcaagaagcctcaccgctacaggcctggcaccgtggccctgagagagatccgtcgctaccagaagtccaccgagctgctcatccgcaagctgcccttccagcgcctggtgcgcgagatcgcccaagacttcaagaccgacctgcgcttccagagctcggcggtcatggctctgcaggaagccagcgaggcctacctggtcggtctcttcgaggacaccaacctgtgcgccatccacgccaaacgcgtcaccatcatgcccaaggacatccagctcgctcgccgtatccgaggggagcgagcctaa